One Trichosurus vulpecula isolate mTriVul1 chromosome 7, mTriVul1.pri, whole genome shotgun sequence genomic region harbors:
- the LOC118856835 gene encoding histone H1.4-like isoform X1, whose amino-acid sequence MSETAPAAPATPAPAEKTPVKKKAKKPTGSAGARRKASGPPVSELITKAVAASNERSGVSLAALKKALAAAGYDVEKNNSRIKLGLKSLVNKGTLVQTKGTGASGSFKLNKKTPAGEGKGKAKKSASAKAKKSSGAAKKPKKTTGAATKKTLKKTPKKAKKPAAATGAKKAAKSPKKAKAAKPKKAAKSPAKAKAVKPKAAKAKVTKPKTAKPKKAAPKKNTGYPAAP is encoded by the exons ATGTCTGAGACTGCTCCTGCCGCGCCGGCTACTCCAGCTCCAGCAGAGAAGACACCTGTGAAGAAGAAGGCGAAGAAGCCAACGGGTTCCGCAGGAGCGCGGCGAAAGGCTTCTGGGCCCCCGGTGTCTGAGCTGATCACCAAGGCTGTGGCCGCCTCCAATGAGCGCAGTGGCGTGTCTCTGGCCGCCCTCAAGAAGGCGCTGGCGGCCGCCGGCTACGATGTGGAGAAGAACAACAGCCGCATCAAGCTGGGGCTCAAAAGCCTGGTGAACAAAGGCACTCTTGTGCAGACCAAGGGGACCGGCGCTTCGGGTTCCTTCAAGCTCAACAAAAAGACCCCTGCGGGCGAAGGCAAAGGGAAGGCCAAGAAATCGGCCTCCGCCAAAGCCAAGAAGTCATCGGGGGCTGCCAAGAAGCCCAAAAAGACCACGGGGGCGGCCACGAAGAAAACCTTGAAGAAGACCCCGAAGAAAGCGAAAAAGCCGGCGGCGGCGACGGGAGCCAAGAAGGCGGCCAAGAGCCCCAAGAAAGCCAAAGCTGCTAAGCCCAAGAAGGCGGCTAAGAGCCCTGCGAAGGCGAAAGCCGTGAAGCCCAAGGCAGCGAAGGCAAAGGTGACCAAACCTAAAACAGCCAAGCCCAAGAAGGCGGCGCCAAAGAAGAA TACCGGATATCCTGCGGCGCCATAG
- the LOC118856835 gene encoding histone H1.4-like isoform X2 produces MSETAPAAPATPAPAEKTPVKKKAKKPTGSAGARRKASGPPVSELITKAVAASNERSGVSLAALKKALAAAGYDVEKNNSRIKLGLKSLVNKGTLVQTKGTGASGSFKLNKKTPAGEGKGKAKKSASAKAKKSSGAAKKPKKTTGAATKKTLKKTPKKAKKPAAATGAKKAAKSPKKAKAAKPKKAAKSPAKAKAVKPKAAKAKVTKPKTAKPKKAAPKKKE; encoded by the exons ATGTCTGAGACTGCTCCTGCCGCGCCGGCTACTCCAGCTCCAGCAGAGAAGACACCTGTGAAGAAGAAGGCGAAGAAGCCAACGGGTTCCGCAGGAGCGCGGCGAAAGGCTTCTGGGCCCCCGGTGTCTGAGCTGATCACCAAGGCTGTGGCCGCCTCCAATGAGCGCAGTGGCGTGTCTCTGGCCGCCCTCAAGAAGGCGCTGGCGGCCGCCGGCTACGATGTGGAGAAGAACAACAGCCGCATCAAGCTGGGGCTCAAAAGCCTGGTGAACAAAGGCACTCTTGTGCAGACCAAGGGGACCGGCGCTTCGGGTTCCTTCAAGCTCAACAAAAAGACCCCTGCGGGCGAAGGCAAAGGGAAGGCCAAGAAATCGGCCTCCGCCAAAGCCAAGAAGTCATCGGGGGCTGCCAAGAAGCCCAAAAAGACCACGGGGGCGGCCACGAAGAAAACCTTGAAGAAGACCCCGAAGAAAGCGAAAAAGCCGGCGGCGGCGACGGGAGCCAAGAAGGCGGCCAAGAGCCCCAAGAAAGCCAAAGCTGCTAAGCCCAAGAAGGCGGCTAAGAGCCCTGCGAAGGCGAAAGCCGTGAAGCCCAAGGCAGCGAAGGCAAAGGTGACCAAACCTAAAACAGCCAAGCCCAAGAAGGCGGCGCCAAAGAAGAA GGAGTAA
- the LOC118856843 gene encoding histone H2A type 1, translated as MSGRGKQGGKARAKAKTRSSRAGLQFPVGRVHRLLRKGNYAERVGAGAPVYLAAVLEYLTAEILELAGNAARDNKKTRIIPRHLQLAIRNDEELNKLLGKVTIAQGGVLPNIQAVLLPKKTESHHKAKGK; from the coding sequence ATGTCTGGAAGAGGAAAGCAGGGAGGCAAAGCTCGCGCAAAGGCCAAGACCAGGTCTTCCCGGGCTGGTCTTCAGTTTCCGGTCGGCCGTGTCCACCGTCTGCTGCGCAAAGGCAACTATGCTGAGCGAGTTGGTGCTGGTGCTCCGGTATATTTAGCTGCTGTGCTCGAGTACCTGACTGCTGAGATCTTGGAGTTGGCGGGGAATGCAGCCAGGGATAACAAGAAAACTCGTATCATCCCTCGTCATCTTCAGCTTGCCATCCGCAACGACGAGGAGCTTAACAAGCTGCTAGGCAAGGTTACCATCGCTCAGGGCGGCGTCCTGCCCAACATCCAGGCCGTACTACTGCCCAAGAAGACTGAGAGTCATCATAAAGCTAAAGGCAAATAG
- the LOC118856845 gene encoding histone H2B type 2-E-like, which translates to MPEPAKSAPAPKKGSKKAVTKAQKKDGKKRKRNRKESYSIYVYKVLKQVHPDTGISSKAMGIMNSFVNDIFERIAGEASRLAHYNKRSTITSREIQTAVRLLLPGELAKHAVSEGTKAVTKYTSSK; encoded by the coding sequence ATGCCTGAGCCAGCCAAGTCCGCTCCCGCTCCGAAGAAGGGCTCTAAGAAAGCCGTGACCAAAGCTCAGAAGAAGGATGGGAAGAAGCGCAAGAGAAACCGTAAGGAGAGTTATTCCATCTACGTGTACAAGGTGCTGAAGCAGGTCCACCCCGACACCGGCATCTCGTCCAAGGCCATGGGCATCATGAACTCCTTCGTCAACGACATCTTCGAGCGCATCGCCGGCGAGGCGTCCCGCCTGGCGCATTACAACAAGCGCTCCACCATCACGTCCCGGGAGATCCAGACGGCCGTGCGCCTGCTGCTGCCCGGGGAGCTGGCCAAGCACGCCGTGTCCGAGGGCACCAAGGCCGTCACCAAGTACACCAGCTCCAAGTAG